DNA from Kryptolebias marmoratus isolate JLee-2015 linkage group LG15, ASM164957v2, whole genome shotgun sequence:
NNNNNNNNNNNNNNNATTAAACctctcttgttttgtgttttaatccgcattatttacagttaaaaaaaataaagaaaaaaaaacaccgaaATTATAAGAAGCGTGTCTCTAGGGATGACTTTTGTTCTGTGgcgaattaaaaaaaactcacagaatAATTTATTGAcacaagttttattattattattattattattattattattattattattattattattattattattataaacccGTGACGTTTATTCCCAGAATAAACATCTTTCCAGCCCGAGGAGGACTTCAGGCTGCCACTGAAGTTAGTTTACGCTTCCTCCTCATTAGCAGCCTAATGTGCCCATGATCACTGGCTTGCCTTTTAATGTCAGTCAGTCGCACGCGACCCGTTCGATGGCCCAACTTGAAGAGGGTGCGATTGTCCACAGAACACCCCCGAACCAGGGGCCAGAAAACCCAGCTTTCACACAAAGccagaaataattacaaaaaaaatgtatgaaagcATCATCTTCGGTATTTACATTCtattattaaacatgtttttttttttagtgttagACACGTGTTTTAATTGTGACATCTACAAGTGTGTGTTCTTAAGCTTCATGAAAAGGGTAGAAAAGTGTTTAGTtcaactttacatttttacctCCTTTTTTTCGAACTTTCAGTCCCTTGTTTGTgtggggttaaaaaaaaagaagaaaagttttcGTGCCTCCTAAAagaggctggaaaaaaaagttaatcgCCGAGAtgcatcagatttttttgtccgtgtgtgcagttttttttttcttttctttttaaattaatttcaaaaaACCCGTGGTGGCAGAAGTGAAGAGCcgtaaaacaaagatttgaagCCGCATTCAAACAACAGCCCGCGACGTCAGCGCACTTATccgagagagagaaagagggaggagaggaggaggataggggaggagagggagggaggaggggaggagggaggggtgggggggagagagagagagagagagagagagcgctgTTTGGCGTGTGGTTTGTACCAGAGGGGTGAGATTTGAGAAATAGGAGGGGCTTCTAAACGACTAGAAATGTCAATCTGGGCAAGGGAGTCCCAATAATCTAAAGCAATCTGTAAGGACCTGACCTTAGTCCATCCAGATCAATAGGGAAGTGAGGGTGGAAAGAAGACGAAGAGGAAGAAATCAGGGGGCGCAACCGGGATCGTTCACACTGGAAATATAGACTTCCCTGTCCGCGCGCTGGCTGCCACCTTTTGTTGCGCACATGCTCACACTGTAAAAGTGGATATCGAGGCAGCTCCATTGCTTTGTGTGACTGCAGCAGACTTCTCCTTCCCCCCTTCCCTCCACTCTCCAACATGTCTTTCCCCCAGCTGGGATACCAGTACATCCGGCAGATATACCCGCCGGAGCGTCAGGGGATCTCCAGCAGCGGCCGAGCCGGCGCGGAGCTCAGTCCGTCCGGCGCACTTTCCAACGTCCTCACCAGCATGTACGGATCTCCTTTCGCCGCCGCGGCGCAGGGCTACGGAGCCTTCCTCCCTTACTCCAACGACATATCCATTTTCAATCAACTGGTGAGTCCCgggttcttttgttttgttttgtttcattgttctCGTTCTCATTTATTGAAGTTTTACAGAACTTTGCGCAGACGTAAAGCGCGCAGGGAAACTTTTCTGGCGCATTTCTCTCTCCGAGGCAGAACTTTCAGTGCGCCGAGGTGAACTTTGTAGTTAAAAAGTGGTTAAAAAGTGACGCATTAACACCCTCCGTTTGCGCTTTTTCTCCACTCAGAATTTAGCGAAACCGAATTCCAGCGAAATGTCCgcaagaaaaccttttttttcctaggATAGGTTAATGTTCTGAGGACGGGATgagttaaagaaataatttaataaaaaaaactgttgaaagttcattcagctgtttgtgggacagtttataaaaactgacatcCTAATAATAAACTCCCCACAAAGTGTCTCATGTTAGTCCATCAGGTCTCACCAATACCcctgtttgtctctgcaggGTGCTCAGTACGATCTGAAGGATGGTCCCCCTGTCCAGCACCCCGGCTTCGCCCCCCCTCACCCTGCTTTTTATCCATATGGCCAGTATCAGTTCGGTGACCCGTCCAGACCCAAAAACGCCACCAGGGAGAGCACCAGCACCCTGAAGGCCTGGCTCAGCGAGCACCGCAAGAACCCCTACCCCACCAAGGGCGAGAAGATCATGCTGGCCATCATCACCAAGATGACCCTCACGCAGGTGTCCACCTGGTTCGCCAACGCCAGGAGGAGGCTAAAGAAGGAGAACAAGATGACCTGGACCCCCCGGAACCGCACCGACGAAGAGGGGAACGTGTACGGCAGCGATCacgagggggaggagggggacaagagggaggacgaggaggagatcGACCTGGAGAACATCGACACGGAGAATATCGAGAGCAAGGACGACTTGGACGACCAGGACGACCTTCATTCAGACCTGAAACTGGACGGAAGGAGTGACTCTGAGGTTTCTGACGGCTATGAGGATTTACAAGGGCCGGAGCAGAGTTTTCTGAAGGCTGTGGGCAAGGATGGCAAAGATGCGCAGAGAGGAGGGGAGCACCCCttccaccatcaccaccaccaccaccaccacccatcCCTGGACATCAAATCGTCCCAGGCGCACGgggagcagctgaaactgaacccGGTGTCCGCTGGCTCCCCGCCCTCAGAGAACAACCCTGCCCCGGCCCAGAAGCCAAAGATCTGGTCCTTGGCAGAGACAGCCACGGCTCCGGACAATCCGCGCAAATCCCCCCAGATgaacggcggcggcggcggcggcgggccGGCAGGAGCGGCCGCGCAGAGCATCATGGGCCCCCACAGACTCATCTCTTCTTGTCCCGTTGGGAAAATCCAGAACTGGACGAACCGAGCCTTTTCCGCGCACCAGCTGGCTTTACTGAACTCCAGTCACTACCTGGGGCTGGCGAACCAGGCCGCGACCACCAGCCTGGCCCtgtacagcagcagcaggcagacGGAGGACAAGAGTCAGAGTTCAGACACTCCAGTCACAGGTACATGTCCCCGACACTGAGACCCGCACGTAAAAATAACTccgctcccccccccccccaaaaaaaaaaaacaaacaaacaaaaaaaaaaaacaaacaaacaaaaacaaaacaaaaaaagacattatagTCTCATTTCCtgtcattcatttatttcattttagaaGCCCCCTCTGTTTGCCTTTTTGGCCTCatggatttttttgtcattttattttcaaggccACACTGATGTTCCAGCTAAAAGaaaccagtgtgtgtgtgtgtgtgtgtgtgtgtctgtgtgtgatgtttgtgtgtgtatgctttgaaataaatatatcCAGAAACGttgtgtttaaagaaattggggaaaaaaagtaagaatctttttttttatgttttatctcctaataatttatttatttctgacacaTCTTTCTGAtagtgtgttgttgtttttttaacgtttttacATGAAACTCCCAGTTCATTAAAtcagcaggttttatttgtattttcttgtttaaatcaCTAACACCCCCTGTGATAACAGAAAGTCAGAT
Protein-coding regions in this window:
- the irx3a gene encoding iroquois-class homeodomain protein IRX-3a is translated as MSFPQLGYQYIRQIYPPERQGISSSGRAGAELSPSGALSNVLTSMYGSPFAAAAQGYGAFLPYSNDISIFNQLGAQYDLKDGPPVQHPGFAPPHPAFYPYGQYQFGDPSRPKNATRESTSTLKAWLSEHRKNPYPTKGEKIMLAIITKMTLTQVSTWFANARRRLKKENKMTWTPRNRTDEEGNVYGSDHEGEEGDKREDEEEIDLENIDTENIESKDDLDDQDDLHSDLKLDGRSDSEVSDGYEDLQGPEQSFLKAVGKDGKDAQRGGEHPFHHHHHHHHHPSLDIKSSQAHGEQLKLNPVSAGSPPSENNPAPAQKPKIWSLAETATAPDNPRKSPQMNGGGGGGGPAGAAAQSIMGPHRLISSCPVGKIQNWTNRAFSAHQLALLNSSHYLGLANQAATTSLALYSSSRQTEDKSQSSDTPVTGTCPRH